Within Wyeomyia smithii strain HCP4-BCI-WySm-NY-G18 chromosome 2, ASM2978416v1, whole genome shotgun sequence, the genomic segment ACCGAACGACgcaaacaaaatgacgtatatAACAAACGTTTTTCAATCTGGCGAATGTCACACAACATTTTGACTTATATAACGCACCAGCTCACAGCATATATACCGTTACGCTCAGACGTTTGTCAAACGCTAGTTGACATTATGACTAATGAAAAGGGCGTATTAACGTTTGACTGAAGCAAAGCGTTGTATAGTTTACTTTTGCTGAGAACTCATTTATTCTCAAACATAATTAGAATCTTCAACGCAGTAATGTAAAACATTAGTTAGAAGTATTGTTTAGAAGTAtccattaaaataaatattgttttgttttaaaataggATTCAAAATGTTGAGTGAAAACTTTCGAAGTTGATTTTCTCAGTTCGATGCAAATGTTAGATTGGTCGCTTTGAAACACTACGCGagatttgtttttgttgttagTGTTTTCAAACTACAACCTGTTGTCGGGACGAAAGAAGCAAGGGCCTCTTGTGGCTTTCAAACTCCATACACGCTCATTCTGGATAACCCAAAATggagtcaaaacctaatcagtttcgctaaaaccgtatgtactcaaaattgagtagaagttgtttactcatttttgagtaccaccgaatgttataaaaatagagtaaatattacccatattatacctgatgcgcgatgcgtaaaagttactcattttcgacttcaatgagggaatttcggaaaaattatcattattgactcgatattattatactttgcattttgaatgaattttattttaaaaaaggcttatttcaagaaatttacctttgttcgcCGTGACATGGGagatttttgaatttattcgccgtatatccaaccaacgagtcctggtgaaaaaggaaaattggcattagttgcagtcaattatttcaaattatgaattatctaccgataacaactaatttcaaacatttctatttcctccgtttttcagacggtttgcttggtttgctgtttgcttttaattgcaaaaaaatgattAACAACACACAAGCAccagttacccaattttgagTAAATTTGCCGCCttgatcaatttaattctactcattttttgacgtcttcgaataactgaaaaaaatgattaaaattcaactcagccgcagagtagcccagagtgagcgtgacactctcactctgggctactcagcggCTGAGTTGAATTTTGTGGTACTGCAGCAATCAAACAAGCCTggtggtactcaaaaatgagaaaaacaacttctactcaattttgagtacatacggttttggagaaactgattaggttttgactcagttttgggttattCAGAGTGAGCGTGTATACAGACAACGTGCACGTCAGATTGATcatattcgggttattcgcgttgaaagagattttgaaggctgttcgcacctacgtgaactctcatatgcaattgtcaaaatgtgcgtgatgacaaaagcaaaaatatttccttccttctttttcgcatgcaaaaaccaaacaaatatcagcaacaccgtcaacgcgaataccAGTCAACCAGAGCGAACGCGACAGAATGCCTTTGTAAATCGTATCTACACAGTCTATCGTGTTCACTCTCGTATGCTGGTATACGATAAATCTGACGTacaatttttctgcattttgctTGCAAGTTGTCTGTAATTCGCGTTTCAGCGGAAATTTGCAATATAAGGAAAGTTCATAGGTATGAATTTATAGTTAAATTTTGATTCCAACATTCTGTATTACATAATTTATAATCAGCTCACACTTTCGTTCTTATATATAGCGGAAATAATGCTTCGGTCAGTGAATAGACTGTTCAGTTCACTTCGTAGTGTTACTGGCATGAAAAATACATCTGCAGCAGCCGTTGGAATAATCAGATATTCTCACAGTAGTGAAACTGCTGAAGATTTTGATTCTCGCTATGAAGCATATTTTAATCGAACAGATATTGATCATTGGGAGGCACGGAAAGCAATGAATGACTTACTTGGGATGGATTTGATTCCGGAACCGAAAATTATTGTTGCTGGTTTGAAAGCTTGTCGTCGTCTTAACGATTATGCACTAGCTATTCGATTTTTGGAAGGCTGCAAGGATAAATGTGGGAATAAAGTAAATGAAATATATCCCTACTTACTACAGGAGATTCGTCCAACGTTGACCGAGCTTGGTATAGATACGCCAGAAGAACTTGGTTATGATCAGCCAGAACTTGCTTTGAAAAGTGTCTATGATATCCACTAAAAACTTACAGAGATCTAAAGATTACGGCAAGTGTACTGCCACTTTTCAGAGATAGCTGTTTGtgaaaaagtgaggttaaaacAACTTTGTTACGTAATTAGTGGAGTGCAAATAGTcgagaaaatatagaaaaaagacGTAacatgtttgaattttttttttttaatcctgCGTTAATCCTGCTACATGAGACATAATTGCATCTTCATCTTATTAGATTGTTacttataaaaaatattaccaaaTGCCTCGAAATTGGAACGATAAATCGGTTGAtttttttagtattag encodes:
- the LOC129722516 gene encoding cytochrome c oxidase subunit 5A, mitochondrial-like; the encoded protein is MLRSVNRLFSSLRSVTGMKNTSAAAVGIIRYSHSSETAEDFDSRYEAYFNRTDIDHWEARKAMNDLLGMDLIPEPKIIVAGLKACRRLNDYALAIRFLEGCKDKCGNKVNEIYPYLLQEIRPTLTELGIDTPEELGYDQPELALKSVYDIH